Proteins from a single region of Campylobacter sp. RM16704:
- a CDS encoding ammonia-forming cytochrome c nitrite reductase subunit c552 — MNNKGILYSAISATIVAIAGVLWLNQDITAKTNDSVGGIISQEIVKLGDENPTFDYWGKNFPDYLDMHTAVEKQAPNATEFGGNLAYSKLIRYPQLTVLWAGYPFSIDANEERGHFWVQVDQMDTARNNKDFLNAHGFAGFGGQPTACMNCHSGWTPWLLNNTAKGDWVAFNSAKYWTMIKTVPAVNGAKENSPEHSGPHGGKRMGVTCADCHNPTDMSLRLTRPALINALISRGYEADEKQGIKASRSEMRTLVCSQCHVEYYFKPTGTKVKTIGESIANDSSKKWWNGTQKTYDEFDSWRDGNKPIEIEVDGIELTYPWSEWKKGEPFRIEMFDDYYEKNRENFPSDWVHKITKAPMLKIQHPESELYSGGVHAANGVSCADCHMPYIRKGAKKVTNHNITSPLVDINSACKTCHTQSESYLAKQVKDIQNSVAHDLRTAEYSLVSLIKDVETIRAELGKMPKFQTNGKADDAKISAELKEVLELHRKSQVRADFIGAENSTGFHNPREASRMLLQSVDMSRQGQTKLVEIAAKNGIKDFKTSNLGFEDIQKLNPGEIHYKVDLNGNKAGDRYYKHQEVNGNPPAKLLEDDKNLKPYNYKVID; from the coding sequence ATGAATAATAAAGGCATTTTATATAGTGCTATAAGCGCTACTATAGTAGCTATTGCGGGCGTATTGTGGTTAAATCAAGATATCACAGCTAAAACAAATGATTCAGTGGGCGGAATCATTTCTCAAGAAATTGTAAAACTTGGCGATGAAAATCCCACTTTTGATTACTGGGGAAAGAACTTTCCTGATTATTTAGATATGCATACAGCAGTGGAAAAACAAGCACCTAATGCAACAGAATTTGGTGGAAATTTAGCTTATTCAAAACTAATCCGCTATCCACAACTAACTGTTCTTTGGGCGGGTTATCCATTTAGCATTGATGCAAATGAAGAAAGAGGACATTTTTGGGTTCAAGTAGATCAAATGGATACAGCTAGAAATAACAAAGATTTCTTAAATGCACATGGCTTTGCAGGATTTGGTGGCCAACCAACAGCTTGTATGAACTGCCATAGTGGATGGACTCCTTGGCTTTTAAACAACACTGCAAAAGGTGATTGGGTGGCATTTAACTCTGCAAAATATTGGACTATGATTAAAACAGTTCCTGCGGTAAATGGAGCTAAAGAAAACTCACCTGAGCACAGTGGACCTCATGGTGGAAAAAGAATGGGTGTAACATGTGCAGATTGTCACAACCCAACAGATATGAGTTTAAGACTTACAAGACCAGCTTTAATCAATGCATTAATTTCAAGAGGCTATGAAGCAGATGAAAAACAAGGCATTAAAGCTTCAAGAAGCGAGATGAGAACTTTAGTATGCTCTCAATGTCACGTTGAGTATTATTTCAAACCAACAGGTACTAAAGTAAAAACTATCGGCGAAAGTATTGCTAATGATAGTTCTAAAAAATGGTGGAATGGTACACAAAAAACTTACGATGAGTTTGACTCTTGGAGAGATGGAAATAAACCAATTGAAATTGAGGTTGATGGTATAGAGTTAACCTATCCATGGAGTGAGTGGAAAAAAGGTGAGCCATTTAGAATAGAAATGTTTGATGATTATTATGAAAAAAATAGAGAAAATTTCCCAAGTGATTGGGTTCATAAAATCACTAAAGCACCTATGTTAAAAATTCAACACCCAGAAAGCGAGCTTTATAGTGGTGGAGTGCATGCTGCAAATGGTGTAAGTTGTGCAGATTGTCACATGCCTTATATTAGAAAAGGTGCGAAAAAAGTTACTAACCATAACATCACTTCACCTTTAGTTGATATTAACTCAGCTTGTAAAACTTGCCATACTCAAAGCGAAAGCTATCTAGCTAAACAAGTAAAAGATATTCAAAATTCAGTAGCTCATGATTTAAGAACAGCTGAATATTCTTTAGTAAGCTTGATTAAAGATGTAGAAACTATTCGCGCAGAGCTTGGAAAAATGCCTAAATTCCAAACTAATGGCAAAGCAGATGATGCTAAAATTTCAGCTGAATTAAAAGAAGTATTAGAACTACATAGAAAATCTCAAGTAAGAGCAGACTTTATAGGTGCTGAAAACTCAACAGGATTCCACAATCCTAGAGAAGCTTCAAGAATGCTTTTACAATCAGTTGATATGTCAAGACAAGGACAAACTAAATTAGTAGAAATTGCAGCCAAAAATGGTATTAAAGATTTCAAAACTTCAAATTTAGGTTTTGAAGATATTCAAAAATTAAATCCAGGTGAAATTCACTATAAAGTAGATCTAAATGGCAACAAAGCAGGAGATCGCTACTATAAACACCAAGAAGTAAATGGTAATCCACCAGCAAAACTTCTTGAAGATGATAAAAATCTAAAACCTTATAATTATAAAGTAATAGATTAA
- a CDS encoding 3'-5' exonuclease: MSQQQIDDLIIKLSKENRPFPWVLKELAKIEELNHYDFDLYIFELLGLGVELNAQNCLCLKSKNTKIKDEIFCVVDIESTGGIKSGQILEIGAVKIQNYKEIDRFESFIKVESIPENITELTGISLDMVENAPSLKTVLNDFKLFLKDSIFVAHNVRFDYHFISKAMYENDFGVLLNRRLCTIDLAKKCIESPKYGLDALKDLLCIESKHHRALSDALAASEILKYCLKKIPFYIKTTEELLHFSKQAKSQIKK; encoded by the coding sequence TTGAGCCAACAACAAATTGATGATCTAATCATCAAATTAAGCAAAGAAAACAGACCTTTTCCTTGGGTTTTAAAAGAACTTGCAAAAATAGAAGAATTAAATCATTATGATTTTGATTTATATATTTTTGAGCTTTTAGGGCTTGGAGTAGAACTTAATGCACAAAATTGCTTGTGTTTAAAAAGTAAAAATACAAAAATAAAAGATGAGATTTTTTGTGTAGTAGATATTGAAAGTACTGGTGGGATTAAAAGTGGTCAAATTTTAGAAATAGGTGCGGTAAAAATTCAAAACTATAAAGAAATTGATAGATTTGAGAGTTTTATAAAAGTAGAAAGCATACCTGAAAATATTACAGAATTAACAGGGATTAGTTTGGATATGGTAGAAAATGCACCTTCTTTAAAAACTGTGTTAAATGATTTTAAACTGTTTTTAAAAGATAGTATTTTTGTAGCACATAATGTGCGTTTTGATTATCATTTTATATCTAAAGCTATGTATGAAAATGATTTTGGAGTGCTTTTAAATAGAAGATTATGCACTATTGATTTAGCTAAAAAGTGCATTGAAAGTCCAAAATACGGCCTTGATGCACTAAAGGATTTGTTATGTATTGAAAGTAAGCATCATAGAGCTTTAAGTGATGCTTTGGCTGCAAGTGAAATTTTAAAATATTGTCTTAAAAAAATTCCTTTTTATATAAAAACCACCGAAGAATTGTTACATTTTAGCAAGCAAGCTAAAAGTCAAATAAAAAAATAA
- the rpe gene encoding ribulose-phosphate 3-epimerase: MYVAPSLLSANFLNLENEIKEVSQAGADLLHIDVMDGHFVPNLTFGPCVVENISKITSVPLDVHLMVHNVSGFVDLFIPIKPKFISFHIEAENHPIRVCEYIRKNGIHPAIVLNPHTPVASIEHILEFIDMVLLMSVNPGFGGQSFLPLVYDKIHQLREMIDRKNLKVFIEVDGGVNGLNAPDLDEAGADILVAGSYIFSSQDKKTAINSLKLEF; encoded by the coding sequence ATGTATGTAGCACCAAGTTTATTGTCTGCAAATTTTTTAAATTTAGAAAACGAGATTAAAGAAGTATCTCAAGCAGGGGCTGATTTATTACACATTGATGTGATGGATGGACATTTTGTGCCAAATCTTACTTTTGGACCTTGTGTAGTTGAAAATATTTCAAAAATTACTTCTGTGCCTTTAGATGTGCATTTAATGGTGCATAATGTTAGTGGTTTTGTGGATTTATTTATACCTATAAAACCAAAATTTATTAGTTTTCATATAGAAGCTGAAAATCATCCCATTAGAGTGTGTGAGTATATAAGAAAAAATGGTATTCATCCTGCTATTGTATTAAATCCACATACTCCAGTTGCAAGTATAGAGCATATTTTAGAATTTATAGATATGGTGCTTTTAATGAGTGTAAATCCTGGTTTTGGTGGGCAAAGCTTTTTACCTTTAGTGTATGATAAAATTCATCAATTAAGAGAAATGATAGATAGAAAAAATCTTAAAGTTTTTATAGAGGTAGATGGTGGTGTAAATGGTCTAAACGCACCTGATTTAGATGAAGCTGGTGCTGATATTTTGGTTGCGGGTAGTTATATTTTTTCTTCACAAGATAAAAAAACAGCAATTAATTCTTTAAAGCTTGAATTTTGA
- the rpmB gene encoding 50S ribosomal protein L28, with protein sequence MSRICQITGKGPMVGNNVSHANNKTKRRFLPNLRTVRITLEDGTTRKVRVAASTLRTLKKQSNK encoded by the coding sequence ATGTCAAGAATTTGCCAAATTACAGGAAAAGGACCTATGGTAGGTAATAATGTTAGCCATGCTAACAATAAAACAAAAAGACGCTTTTTACCAAATTTAAGAACAGTTCGTATCACTTTAGAAGATGGGACAACTAGAAAAGTAAGAGTGGCTGCTTCAACTTTAAGAACACTAAAAAAACAAAGTAATAAATAA
- a CDS encoding potassium channel family protein: MSFLKKLQKFLNWSPSPKPSIDLNDELYEQLKFLRIPLIAVVMMTLIGAFGYMLTSNYNLNDAIYQAGMTFTTLGYTEVNPIPTAGRIFTVVYVLLTFTIFTFCMGLVIEIVKKGVLSKIIKERKMLHKVARLKNHFVICYHNDFTIELAQQFRENHIPFVVVDEIENFSEIAEKYGYPYYIESAPHTNMAFLKTNLSSAKGVITLSNNIADNIAIIASVRLFEKELQRINPYFILASSSNEDETEKLKKLGANSIVSATKLVAQRLSAMSARPDMENLLENYLYKKNSPIDLEEIKIPDESWVRFKRLKEIHLRDMANVSIVGIIENKKFTPMPRGDTLIGTGAKLLLVGTADSIKIAKKIIKNKQKPDELKYI, encoded by the coding sequence ATGTCTTTTTTAAAAAAGCTACAAAAATTCCTCAACTGGTCTCCTTCTCCAAAACCATCAATTGATCTTAATGACGAGCTTTACGAACAACTTAAATTTTTAAGAATTCCTCTTATCGCTGTTGTGATGATGACTTTAATTGGTGCTTTTGGATATATGTTAACAAGTAATTACAACCTTAATGATGCTATTTATCAAGCTGGTATGACTTTCACTACTTTAGGTTATACTGAAGTTAACCCTATACCAACAGCCGGTAGAATTTTTACTGTTGTATATGTATTATTAACTTTTACAATTTTCACTTTTTGTATGGGTTTGGTTATAGAAATAGTAAAAAAAGGTGTCTTGTCTAAAATTATCAAGGAAAGAAAAATGCTTCATAAAGTTGCAAGATTAAAAAACCATTTTGTAATATGCTATCATAATGATTTTACTATAGAGTTAGCACAACAATTTAGAGAAAATCATATTCCTTTTGTCGTTGTAGATGAAATTGAAAATTTTAGTGAAATAGCTGAAAAATATGGCTATCCTTACTACATTGAAAGTGCACCCCATACAAATATGGCTTTTTTGAAAACTAATCTTTCTAGTGCAAAAGGTGTTATAACACTAAGCAATAATATAGCGGATAACATTGCTATCATTGCTTCAGTAAGATTGTTTGAAAAAGAATTACAAAGAATTAATCCTTATTTTATACTAGCTAGTTCAAGCAATGAGGATGAAACAGAAAAGCTCAAAAAACTTGGTGCAAATTCTATAGTTTCTGCCACAAAACTAGTTGCACAAAGACTTAGTGCAATGTCAGCAAGACCAGATATGGAAAATTTGTTGGAAAATTATCTTTATAAAAAAAATAGCCCTATTGATTTAGAAGAAATTAAAATTCCAGATGAATCTTGGGTTAGATTTAAAAGATTGAAAGAAATTCATCTAAGAGATATGGCAAATGTAAGTATAGTAGGAATTATAGAAAATAAAAAATTTACACCTATGCCAAGAGGAGATACTTTAATAGGAACTGGTGCAAAATTATTATTAGTAGGAACTGCAGATAGCATAAAAATAGCTAAAAAAATTATAAAAAATAAACAAAAACCTGATGAATTAAAATATATTTAA
- a CDS encoding YdcH family protein: MLHEYRELITELKGKDMHFDKLFEEHNELDHKIKDAEEGRIHLDSLEIANLKKEKLRLKDELNTYLANYKK, from the coding sequence GTGTTACATGAATACAGAGAGTTAATCACAGAACTAAAAGGAAAAGATATGCACTTTGATAAGTTATTTGAAGAGCATAATGAACTTGATCACAAAATCAAAGATGCAGAAGAAGGCAGAATTCATCTAGATAGTTTAGAAATAGCAAATCTAAAAAAAGAAAAATTAAGATTAAAAGATGAGCTAAATACCTATTTAGCAAATTATAAAAAATAA
- a CDS encoding CZB domain-containing protein: MAKLDHIAFKLNGYNEVIHASGKTLSDHLSCRLAKWIAGIGKERFSSGRSFGKLNLPHQKVHENINQAIALAHEEDTANKLVQNQIIDKCSNAEKSSEELFEIFKEMLNEKDDNIENKEEK; this comes from the coding sequence TTGGCAAAATTAGACCACATTGCATTTAAATTAAATGGATATAATGAGGTAATACATGCATCAGGAAAAACGCTTTCTGATCATTTAAGTTGTAGACTTGCAAAATGGATTGCAGGTATAGGCAAAGAAAGATTTTCTAGTGGTAGATCTTTTGGAAAACTTAATCTCCCTCATCAAAAAGTGCATGAAAACATTAACCAAGCAATTGCATTGGCTCACGAAGAAGATACAGCCAATAAATTAGTTCAAAACCAAATTATTGATAAATGTTCTAATGCTGAAAAATCTTCAGAAGAACTCTTTGAGATTTTTAAAGAAATGCTTAATGAAAAAGATGACAACATTGAAAATAAAGAAGAAAAATAA
- a CDS encoding nudix-type nucleoside diphosphatase, translating to MKDLQEERFSNSKYIKPKRYTYIGNDEKKYTWDFIEAMDSVSIFLYHSQKDSFVFVKQFRIPLWDYQRRNNLQVDEVGYSIELCSGLVDKKLSLEDIAKEECIEELGYAPKNLEKIGEFYTGFGSGVSRQFLYFANIDENDKVSNGGGVDGEEIQAVWVKRKDFKQFSKENPIKTPLLEYAYLWFKGKN from the coding sequence ATGAAAGATTTACAAGAAGAACGATTTTCTAACTCAAAATACATTAAACCAAAAAGATATACCTATATAGGTAATGATGAAAAAAAATATACTTGGGATTTTATAGAAGCAATGGATAGCGTGTCTATTTTTTTATATCATAGTCAAAAAGATTCATTTGTTTTTGTAAAACAATTTAGAATCCCTTTATGGGATTATCAAAGACGTAATAATTTACAAGTAGATGAGGTGGGATATAGTATAGAACTTTGTTCTGGGCTTGTAGATAAAAAATTAAGTCTAGAAGATATTGCCAAAGAAGAATGTATAGAAGAGTTAGGTTATGCTCCAAAAAATTTAGAAAAAATAGGAGAGTTTTATACAGGTTTTGGTTCGGGTGTTAGTAGGCAATTTTTATACTTTGCTAATATAGATGAAAATGATAAAGTTAGCAATGGTGGTGGAGTTGATGGAGAAGAAATTCAGGCAGTATGGGTAAAAAGAAAAGATTTTAAACAATTTTCTAAAGAAAACCCTATCAAGACCCCTTTGCTTGAATATGCGTATTTGTGGTTTAAAGGTAAGAATTAA
- the groL gene encoding chaperonin GroEL (60 kDa chaperone family; promotes refolding of misfolded polypeptides especially under stressful conditions; forms two stacked rings of heptamers to form a barrel-shaped 14mer; ends can be capped by GroES; misfolded proteins enter the barrel where they are refolded when GroES binds), producing the protein MAKEIFFSDEARNKLYDGVKKLNDAVKVTMGPRGRNVLIQKSFGAPSITKDGVSVAKEVELKDSLENMGASLVREVASKTADQAGDGTTTATVLAHAIFKEGLRNITAGANPIEVKRGMDKACEAIVAELKKLSREVKDKKEIAQVATISANSDEKIGNLIADAMEKVGKDGVITVEEAKSINDELNVVEGMQFDRGYLSPYFITNTEKMTAELQSPFILLFDKKIANLKDLLPILEQIQKTGKPLLIIAEDIEGEALATLVVNKLRGVLNISAVKAPGFGDRRKAMLEDIAILTGGEVISEELGRTLESASIQDLGQASSVIIDKDNTTIVNGAGEKANIDARINQIKAQIAETSSDYDREKLQERLAKLSGGVAVIKVGAATETEMKEKKDRVDDALSATKAAVEEGIVIGGGAALIKAKSKINLNLQGDEAIGAAIVERALRAPLRQIAENAGFDAGVVVNTVENSKEENTGFDAAKGEYVNMLESGIIDPVKVERVALLNAVSVASMLLTTEATISEIKEDKPAMPDMSGMGGMGGMGGMM; encoded by the coding sequence ATGGCAAAAGAAATATTTTTTTCAGATGAAGCAAGAAATAAACTTTATGATGGTGTTAAAAAACTTAATGATGCAGTAAAAGTAACTATGGGGCCAAGAGGTCGTAATGTATTAATTCAAAAAAGTTTTGGAGCACCTAGTATAACAAAAGATGGAGTTAGCGTTGCTAAAGAAGTTGAATTAAAAGATTCTTTGGAAAACATGGGAGCTTCTTTGGTAAGAGAAGTAGCTAGTAAAACAGCTGATCAAGCAGGTGATGGAACAACTACTGCAACAGTTTTAGCACATGCGATTTTCAAAGAAGGTTTAAGAAATATTACAGCTGGAGCAAATCCTATCGAAGTAAAACGCGGTATGGATAAGGCTTGCGAAGCTATAGTGGCAGAACTTAAAAAACTTTCTCGTGAAGTTAAAGACAAAAAAGAAATTGCACAAGTTGCGACAATTTCTGCAAATTCTGATGAGAAAATCGGAAATTTAATTGCTGATGCTATGGAAAAAGTTGGAAAAGATGGTGTTATCACTGTTGAAGAAGCAAAATCAATTAATGATGAATTAAATGTAGTTGAAGGTATGCAATTTGATAGAGGTTATTTAAGCCCATATTTCATTACAAATACTGAAAAAATGACTGCTGAGTTACAAAGTCCATTTATTTTATTGTTTGATAAAAAAATTGCTAATTTAAAAGATTTATTACCAATTTTAGAGCAAATTCAAAAAACAGGCAAACCACTTTTAATAATAGCTGAAGATATTGAAGGTGAAGCTTTAGCAACTTTAGTTGTAAATAAATTAAGAGGTGTGTTAAATATTTCAGCAGTAAAAGCTCCTGGTTTTGGCGATAGAAGAAAAGCTATGCTTGAAGATATTGCTATTTTAACAGGTGGTGAGGTTATTTCTGAAGAGCTTGGAAGAACTTTGGAAAGTGCTAGCATTCAAGATTTAGGTCAAGCTTCAAGCGTGATTATTGATAAAGATAATACAACTATTGTAAATGGTGCTGGCGAAAAAGCAAATATTGATGCAAGAATTAATCAAATCAAAGCTCAAATTGCTGAAACAAGTTCAGATTATGATAGAGAAAAATTACAAGAAAGATTAGCTAAGTTAAGTGGTGGTGTAGCGGTAATTAAAGTAGGTGCAGCTACTGAAACTGAAATGAAAGAGAAAAAAGACAGAGTTGATGATGCATTAAGTGCTACAAAAGCTGCTGTTGAAGAAGGTATAGTAATAGGTGGTGGTGCAGCACTAATCAAAGCAAAATCAAAAATAAATTTAAATTTACAAGGTGATGAGGCTATTGGTGCAGCCATTGTAGAAAGAGCTTTAAGAGCACCTTTAAGACAAATTGCTGAAAATGCTGGTTTTGATGCTGGTGTGGTTGTAAATACAGTAGAAAATAGTAAAGAAGAAAATACTGGTTTTGATGCTGCAAAAGGTGAGTATGTAAATATGCTTGAAAGCGGTATTATCGATCCTGTTAAAGTAGAAAGAGTGGCTTTACTTAACGCAGTTTCAGTAGCTAGTATGCTTTTAACAACAGAAGCTACAATTAGTGAAATCAAAGAAGATAAACCTGCTATGCCTGATATGAGTGGAATGGGCGGTATGGGAGGCATGGGTGGTATGATGTAA
- the groES gene encoding co-chaperone GroES, giving the protein MNFQPLGKRVLVKRLEEMKTTASGIIIPDNAKEKPLMGEAVAVSKEIEDIKINDKVMFAKYGGTEIKLDNEEYLVLNIEDILGIIK; this is encoded by the coding sequence ATGAATTTTCAACCTTTAGGAAAGCGTGTTTTAGTAAAACGCTTAGAAGAGATGAAAACCACTGCATCTGGGATTATTATACCAGATAATGCTAAAGAAAAACCATTAATGGGAGAAGCTGTTGCGGTAAGTAAAGAAATAGAAGATATTAAGATAAATGATAAGGTAATGTTTGCAAAATATGGCGGAACAGAAATAAAACTTGATAATGAAGAGTATTTAGTTCTTAATATAGAAGATATTTTAGGTATTATTAAATAA
- the hpf gene encoding ribosome hibernation-promoting factor, HPF/YfiA family — MNTSIVGKQFELTESIKEYVEKSFETLGKYGLDVISARCVISADERHGKKGFWAEFSINLAGINTVVVKQKDKDLYAAIDLAIDRISKVLRRLHDKNITHKHQDEVKENLVIPNVIEEDEIVPMELELYKPLEIEEALEKLKASKDIFLVFNDIDAKMRVLFKKKDGKFGLF; from the coding sequence ATGAATACAAGTATAGTTGGAAAACAATTTGAACTAACTGAGTCTATAAAAGAATATGTAGAAAAAAGCTTTGAGACTTTAGGAAAATATGGTTTAGATGTTATCTCTGCACGCTGTGTGATAAGTGCTGATGAAAGACACGGTAAAAAAGGATTTTGGGCTGAATTTAGCATTAATCTAGCAGGTATTAACACTGTCGTTGTTAAACAAAAAGATAAAGATTTATATGCTGCGATAGATTTAGCAATTGACAGAATTTCTAAGGTTTTAAGAAGATTACATGATAAAAATATTACCCATAAGCATCAAGATGAAGTAAAAGAAAATTTAGTTATACCCAATGTGATTGAAGAAGATGAGATAGTTCCTATGGAGCTTGAATTATATAAGCCTTTAGAAATTGAAGAAGCACTAGAAAAATTAAAAGCAAGTAAGGATATATTTTTAGTTTTTAATGATATTGATGCAAAAATGAGAGTGTTATTTAAGAAAAAAGATGGCAAATTTGGCTTGTTTTAA
- a CDS encoding 3-methyladenine DNA glycosylase has product MSGYEVFKALIHADIEYKGFDWLENNNLSEFEILISVILTQNTNWKNVLKALANLKQANITNIEDLSNLNTQDLAILIKPSGFYNTKAKYIKNFIQKYFQDFNSFDSFKEQVDREWLLDIKGLGQESVDGILNYVCKKEVLVVDAYSAKIAKYLNYECQSYEDLAEFFKKDIIKNQQKLNILLKKECKIYELYQIFHALIVSFCKIHFQGKKLSLDGAVILDPLKF; this is encoded by the coding sequence GTGAGTGGATATGAAGTATTTAAGGCCTTAATTCATGCAGATATTGAGTATAAAGGTTTTGATTGGTTGGAAAACAATAATTTAAGCGAATTTGAGATTTTGATTTCTGTGATTTTAACTCAAAATACAAACTGGAAAAATGTGTTAAAAGCTTTGGCAAATTTAAAACAGGCAAATATTACTAATATAGAAGATTTATCAAATTTAAATACGCAAGATTTAGCAATTTTAATAAAACCAAGCGGATTTTATAATACTAAAGCAAAATACATTAAAAATTTTATTCAAAAATATTTTCAAGATTTTAATTCTTTTGATAGCTTTAAAGAACAAGTAGATAGAGAATGGCTTTTAGATATTAAAGGTCTTGGTCAAGAAAGCGTAGATGGAATTTTAAATTATGTTTGCAAAAAAGAAGTTTTGGTGGTAGATGCTTATAGTGCGAAAATTGCTAAATATTTAAATTATGAATGTCAAAGTTATGAAGATTTAGCAGAATTTTTTAAAAAAGATATAATTAAAAACCAACAAAAACTAAATATTTTATTAAAAAAAGAATGTAAAATATATGAGCTTTATCAAATTTTTCATGCTTTGATTGTTTCATTTTGTAAAATTCATTTTCAAGGTAAAAAACTTTCTTTAGATGGTGCTGTAATATTAGACCCTTTGAAATTTTAA